A genome region from Solanum pennellii chromosome 12, SPENNV200 includes the following:
- the LOC107007242 gene encoding exportin-4 isoform X5 — protein sequence MHQNSGAADLAQLQATMQAVELACSSIQMHMNPAAAEETILSLSQSPQPYHACKYILENSQLANARFQAAGAIRDAALREWVFLEIDDKRGLISFCFHSAIQHASSPEGYVQAKVASVAAQLIKRG from the exons ATGCATCAGAATAGTGGAGCTGCAGATTTGGCTCAGCTTCAAGCCACCATGCAAGCAGTCGAATTAGCCTGCAGTTCAATTCAG ATGCACATGAATCCAGCAGCAGCTGAGGAAACCATTTTGTCACTAAGCCAGTCtcctcaaccataccatgcatGCAAATATATTCTGG AAAATTCTCAGTTGGCAAATGCTAGGTTCCAGGCTGCTGGAGCAATTCGAGATGCAGCTTTAAGGGAATGGGTATTCCTTGAGATTGATGACAAGAGAGGGTTAATAAG CTTTTGTTTTCACTCTGCTATACAACATGCTAGTTCACCTGAGGGCTATGTTCAAGCAAAAGTTGCATCTGTAGCTGCCCAGTTGATAAAAAGAGGCTG A